In the Sarcophilus harrisii chromosome 3, mSarHar1.11, whole genome shotgun sequence genome, one interval contains:
- the CRYBG2 gene encoding beta/gamma crystallin domain-containing protein 2 gives MEEAGPQLGQPESRVVTTTLTWRHRPPAQEEVRHRFHKVSLVSHGGGAAPQEESYAYSYHREEVNGITTCEEETVNSQGAKVRARERQEPPKDLALGDKKKFISHQPIFSKMYAPLPKEKRQQGKLREAGGQDHSSAPAPQAEMARLSVPAGPREASPHSGLGASSGVVQGAEERRVTRTVRTTTVVGGRVERRSSSSSSLVIGPTGPEGLPRGRHVARTVRAVVVGPRPEGSPSPSRSQALEILTSLVPSEPLPPKAKALRQSRLPQAISRFQGSPSSQGGVPESQEQPPKFGKADQEESPLRATSIIVEACSPKEREVPSTRLAESGISRTPLGFPSQGPPTRTLVPSPLGPQHPSTPTVPELLPGCPGPSIELSLESRISPTPSQGKSEVVRSPGAPQDSSSKRTEVLVSSETLLVPFPKRDKVAPEPRPSLTPSPKRNEIGLGPGEHSAPSFTKTELVPASGTPPIPSPPKTELVLGPGTPPVSSLMKTEVISVARTHLIPSPAKTEVVLGPVTPPVSPPAKTLGPVTPPVPPPAKTEVVLGPVTPPVSPPAKTRGPVTPSVPSPAKTEVVLGPVTPPISPPAKTLGPVTPSVPSPAKTEVVLGPVTPPVSPQQNRPGPRYPSISPPAKTLGPVTPSVPSPAKTEVVLGPVTPPVSPSAKTPGPVTPLVPPPAKTEVVPGPVIPLVPSPAKTEVTTGPKDSPAQSPLETGASLPLGPSQAPAKEAANLDTVEEEEVTLTADLELFLDTLRNMEAPEILRTHRLPRAPRSSYLAMYATLPAIDEDQASTWAPGPGPELRVEPEPEPEPEPEPEPEPELEPEPESDEEPENPYLSDDEKLQRRQEKASPGPRLLWDTRPSQQPPKARSPLDMMKLHMADGQGPQAGELGLRRGAPGALPSRLEGSLLFGGGEVALPATLGAKLSSLKPLVSPVLEKGPGRIPLLSSQGKPQVQAEATGSVPPREGKSWEGKPQGKLNSRPGKIILFSEPGCQGQAREVWDDVADATGWLPPPASLRVLRGGWLLYEKPGFQGLKLALSEGDTELRTSGAEGGPVTVGSLRRIVRNYVIPEISLFSKEGNEGVQVKLTEALEDAQGQGQPLLASSVTVTAGWWLLYSKPYYAGVPCILEPGIYPSWEAWGASDPHVSSLKPLRLGCPTVEKPGEPKALVYEAADFQGHCWEVSRDIYDLRRPEDVQSPSLSTVGSLRILGGCWVGYEKEGFRGHQYLLEEGEYPDWSHWGGYDESLTSLRVIRTDFSDPAVMLFEAADFEGQSVGLSEALPDVRLAGHGLTTQAIHVLSGVWVAYEQVGFSGEQYLLEKGVYRNCDDWGAGDSTISSLQPILQVGEQNLHFVSKIQLFSAPDFLGDHVSFEDDQASLPSSFQPQSCRVYGGSWILFEEPGFEGEQHVLSEGEFPTLTAMGCLASSVLSSLRKVPLHFSEPSIFLYGLECFEGKEIELNGEVRSLQAEGFNNHVLSIRIKGGVWVLYEHSDFRGRQWLVGSAEITNWLTYSGTQRIGSLYPIKQRRVYFYLWNNGLGRWLAVPEDVEDMKAGRVVVSEARAGGSCVWYYEDGLLKNLVAPTMSLQVIGQPSPGSKVVLWAESRQPRQTWSIDPSGHICSEMFEDKILDVKGGRGYDRDHAVLWDRTEHRPSQIWDVQVL, from the exons ATGGAGGAGGCAGGCCCCCAGCTGGGGCAGCCGGAGTCCCGCGTGGTGACCACCACCCTGACCTGGCGGCATCGGCCCCCCGCCCAGGAGGAAGTTCGGCACCGCTTCCACAAGGTCTCCCTGGTCTCGCACGGAGGGGGAGCCGCTCCCCAGGAGGAGTCCTACGCTTACTCCTACCATCGAGAGGAAGTCAATGGCATCACCACGTGCGAGGAAGAGACTGTGAACTCCCAGGGGGCCAAGGTCAGGGCCAGGGAGCGGCAGGAGCCCCCCAAGGACCTGGCTCTGGGTGACAAAAAGAAATTCATCAGCCACCAGCCCATCTTCTCCAAGATGTACGCGCCGCTCCCGAAGGAGAAGCGGCAACAGGGGAAGCTGAGGGAGGCGGGGGGCCAAGACCACAGCAGCGCCCCCGCTCCTCAGGCAGAAATGGCAAGGCTCAGCGTCCCTGCCGGGCCCCGGGAGGCAAGCCCTCACTCTGGCCTGGGCGCCTCCAGCGGAGTGGTCCAGGGCGCTGAGGAACGGCGGGTGACTCGCACTGTGCGCACCACCACGGTGGTGGGGGGGCGTGTGGAGAGgcggagcagcagcagcagctcacTAGTGATCGGGCCCACTGGGCCCGAGGGGCTGCCGCGGGGCCGCCATGTGGCCCGAACTGTCCGGGCTGTGGTGGTAGGCCCTCGTCCTGAAGGCTCGCCCTCACCCAGTCGGAGCCAGGCCCTGGAAATCCTCACCAGCCTAGTGCCCTCTGAGCCCCTTCCCCCAAAAGCCAAGGCCCTGAGGCAGAGTAGGCTACCCCAGGCTATCTCCAGGTTCCAGGGGTCCCCCTCAAGCCAGGGGGGAGTGCCGGAGTCTCAGGAACAGCCGCCAAAATTTGGGAAGGCTGACCAAGAAGAAAGTCCCCTCAGAGCCACCAGTATCATTGTGGAGGCCTGTTCGCCCAAAGAGAGGGAAGTCCCAAGTACCAGACTGGCTGAGTCTGGAATCAGCCGAACTCCTCTTGGGTTTCCTTCTCAGGGCCCCCCCACCAGGACTTTAGTCCCCTCTCCCCTTGGGCCCCAGCACCCAAGCACTCCCACTGTACCAGAGCTGCTCCCGGGGTGTCCTGGCCCCAGCATTGAGCTCTCCCTGGAGTCTAGAATATCCCCAACCCCATCGCAGGGGAAAAGTGAGGTGGTCCGGAGCCCTGGAGCTCCCCAGGACTCATCCTCCAAGAGGACCGAGGTACTTGTGAGTTCTGAAACGCTTCTTGTACCATTCCCCAAAAGGGACAAAGTTGCCCCAGAACCTAGACCTTCTCTTACCCCATCACCCAAAAGGAATGAAATTGGCCTGGGTCCTGGAGAACATTCTGCCCCATCCTTCACAAAAACTGAGCTTGTTCCAGCCTCTGGAACCCCTCCCATCCCATCCCCCCCAAAGACTGAACTTGTCTTGGGCCCTGGAACACCTCCTGTTTCATCCCTGATGAAGACTGAGGTTATCTCAGTTGCCAGAACTCATCTCATTCCATCCCCAGCAAAGACTGAGGTTGTCCTGGGCCCCGTTACCCCTCCCGTCTCACCCCCAGCAAAGACCCTGGGCCCTGTTACCCCTCCCGTCCCACCCCCAGCAAAGACTGAGGTTGTCCTGGGCCCCGTTACCCCTCCCGTCTCACCCCCAGCAAAAACCCGGGGCCCTGTTACTCCTTCCGTCCCATCCCCAGCAAAGACTGAGGTTGTCCTGGGCCCCGTTACCCCTCCCATCTCACCCCCAGCAAAGACCCTGGGCCCTGTTACTCCTTCCGTCCCATCCCCAGCAAAGACTGAGGTTGTCCTGGGCCCCGTTACCCCTCCCGTCTCACCCCAGCAAAACCGG CCTGGGCCCCGTTACCCCTCCATCTCACCCCCAGCAAAGACCCTGGGCCCTGTTACTCCTTCTGTCCCATCCCCAGCAAAGACTGAGGTTGTCCTGGGCCCCGTTACCCCTCCTGTCTCACCCTCAGCAAAGACCCCGGGCCCCGTTACCCCTCTTGTCCCACCCCCAGCAAAGACTGAGGTTGTCCCGGGCCCCGTTATCCCTCTTGTCCCATCCCCAGCAAAGACTGAAGTCACCACGGGGCCCAAAGACTCTCCTGCCCAATCTCCCTTGGAGACTGGGGCTTCCCTCCCACTTGGGCCCTCCCAGGCCCCTGCCAAGGAAGCAGCCAACCTGGATActgtagaagaagaagaagtaactCTGACCGCTGACCTGGAGCTCTTCTTGGACACCCTGCGGAACATGGAGGCCCCCGAGATCCTGCGCACCCACAGGCTGCCCCGGGCACCCCGCTCCTCTTACCTGGCCATGTACGCCACGCTGCCTGCCATCGATGAGGACCAGGCTTCAACTTGGGCTCCAGGACCTGGGCCCGAGCTCAGGgtggagccggagccggagccggagccggagccggagccggagccggagccggagctgGAGCCGGAGCCAGAGTCGGATGAGGAGCCCGAGAATCCCTATCTCAGTGACGATGAGAAGCTTCAGCGGCGCCAGGAGAAGGCCAGCCCCGGGCCCAGATTGCTCTGGGACACCCGACCCTCCCAGCAGCCCCCGAAAGCCCGCTCCCCGCTGGACATGATGAAACTGCACATGGCTGATGGTCAGGGGCCACAGGCAGGGGAGCTGGGCCTGCGGCGGGGAGCCCCTGGGGCTCTTCCCTCCCGCCTGGAGGGCAGCCTCCTGTTTGGAGGAGGGGAAGTGGCGCTCCCTGCCACTCTGGGGGCTAAACTATCTTCCCTGAAACCCCTCGTGTCCCCGGTCCTGGAGAAGGGCCCTGGACGCATTCCCCTGCTGTCCAGCCAAGGAAAGCCACAGGTGCAGGCTGAAGCCACGGGCTCTGTTCCACCTCGCGAGGGCAAG AGTTGGGAAGGAAAACCACAAGGAAAACTGAACAGCAGACCAGGAAAG ATCATCCTCTTCTCGGAGCCCGGCTGCCAGGGCCAAGCCCGGGAGGTGTGGGATGATGTCGCTGATGCCACAGGCTGGCTTCCCCCTCCAGCTTCCCTCCGGGTGCTCCGCGGAGG GTGGCTGCTGTATGAGAAGCCTGGATTCCAGGGCCTGAAGCTGGCCCTCTCCGAGGGGGACACGGAGCTCAGGACGTCAGGCGCAGAAGGGGGTCCTGTGACCGTGGGCTCCCTCAGGAGGATTGTCCGG AACTATGTCATCCCCGAGATCAGCCTGTTCTCCAAGGAAGGCAACGAGGGTGTCCAGGTGAAGCTGACTGAAGCCTTGGAAGATGCCCAGGGGCAGGGACAGCCCTTACTTGCATCATCTGTCACTGTCACTGCTGGATG GTGGTTGCTCTACTCCAAACCCTACTATGCCGGGGTCCCCTGCATCCTGGAGCCTGGCATTTACCCTTCCTGGGAAGCCTGGGGGGCTTCTGACCCTCATGTCAGCTCCCTGAAGCCTTTGAGACTG GGTTGTCCCACCGTGGAGAAGCCGGGGGAGCCCAAG gCCCTGGTATACGAGGCCGCGGACTTCCAGGGGCACTGCTGGGAAGTGAGCCGAGACATCTATGACCTGAGGAGGCCGGAGGATGTCCAGAGCCCCAGCTTGTCCACTGTGGGCTCCCTGCGTATCCTTGGGGGCTG CTGGGTAGGCTATGAGAAAGAAGGCTTCCGGGGACACCAGTACTTGCTGGAGGAAGGCGAGTATCCAGACTGGTCCCACTGGGGCGGCTATGACGAATCCCTGACCTCGCTGAGGGTCATACGCACG GACTTTTCGGACCCGGCTGTGATGTTGTTTGAGGCTGCGGACTTTGAGGGACAGAGTGTGGGGCTGAGCGAAGCGTTGCCCGACGTGCGGCTGGCGGGACACGGACTCACCACACAGGCCATCCACGTGTTGAGTGGCGT GTGGGTGGCCTATGAGCAGGTGGGCTTCTCTGGGGAGCAGTACTTACTCGAGAAGGGCGTGTACCGAAACTGCGATGACTGGGGGGCCGGCGACAGCACCATCTCCTCCCTGCAACCCATTTTGCAG gTTGGGGAGCAGAACCTGCATTTTGTCTCTAAG ATCCAGCTCTTCTCAGCGCCCGATTTCCTCGGGGACCACGTCTCGTTTGAGGATGACCAAGCCTCTTTGCCTTCCTCCTTCCAGCCTCAGTCCTGCCGGGTCTATGGCGGCAG CTGGATCCTGTTTGAGGAGCCGGGATTTGAGGGGGAACAGCATGTGCTCTCAGAGGGAGAGTTCCCAACCCTTACAGCCATGGGCTGCCTGGCCTCCAGTGTCCTGAGCTCCCTGCGAAAGGTCCCCCTG CATTTTTCAGAGCCATCTATCTTCCTCTATGGGCTGGAGTGCTTTGAGGGAAAGGAGATTGAACTCAATGGGGAAGTCCGGAGCCTTCAAGCGGAAGGCTTCAACAACCATGTCCTGTCCATCCGGATTAAGGGGGGCGT CTGGGTGCTGTATGAGCACAGTGACTTCCGAGGCCGCCAGTGGCTGGTGGGAAGTGCCGAGATCACCAACTGGCTGACCTACAGCGGTACACAGAGGATCGGCTCTCTCTACCCAATCAAGCAG CGCCGAGTTTATTTCTACCTTTGGAACAATGGCCTGGGCAGGTGGCTGGCAGTGCCAGAGGATGTGGAAGATATGAAAGCCGGCAGGGTGGTGGTCTCAGAGGCCCGGGCTGGGGGCAGCTGTGTCTGGTACTATGAAGATGGACTGCTGAAGAACCTG GTGGCCCCAACAATGAGCCTGCAGGTGATCGGGCAGCCCAGCCCTGGGTCCAAGGTGGTGCTTTGGGCTGAGAGCCGCCAGCCCAGACAGACCTGGAGCATTGACCCCTCTGGGCACATCTGCAGCGAGATGTTTGAGGACAAGATCCTGGATGTGAAGG GTGGCCGGGGCTATGATCGGGACCATGCTGTGCTGTGGGACAGGACTGAGCACAGGCCTTCTCAGATCTGGGATGTCCAAGTGCTCTGA